The Oryza glaberrima chromosome 5, OglaRS2, whole genome shotgun sequence DNA segment TCTATTATCTCTGCTAATAATTCTTGTTCCACAAACTATCACCGATGATCCACTAAGAAAAAAGCATGATGACAGTACTACTTCTCCCAACTACCACCATTCAAGGATCGAAATCCCAACGCCATGGAACCCAATGGAATGGAAGGTAGAGTAGGGTACAAATGAAGAGCCatgtctccccccccccccccccccccacaaatTCCCCAAACCCCCCAAGAACACCACCCTCTCCCCCCACAAACGTCGCAAACCAAGAAAGCACGCCGAATCGTCGGAGCAGAAGAAGGCCACGGATCAGGAGGAATCTACCTTGGGCTCACAGAGCGAGCGGGCGGGCGGGGCGTGGATCGATTCCGACGCCCGCacgagagggggaggaggagatgaacAATCGAACCCCGGATCTCCCCGCGGTCGAAGAGAGATAGAGGCTTTGATTAAacgcagcaaaaaaaaaaaacaccaccaaATGAGGGTTtgatcctcctccgccgccgccgccgccgcctcgtttgGAAAGTAGAGCTGATTTGTGCGGGGGCagtggagaagagggagaggaagaggatgaggaggaggagacggttcGTGGAATTCTCCGCTCGACTCGTGCGTTTCTggaaacgacgacgacgacggcgacgcggagaCGCAGCCGCGGCCGCGTGACTCGACCGGACCCCGCAAGGGTTGGACGaccggctcctccgcctccagaaattgtttttttttcttttttggcgcGTGTGCACAGCGGAATTTGTGGAGTGCGCGCGCCTCTACGCCAAAGTATCGCGAGATTGGCCACCAATCCACGAGTGCAGTGACGCACACATCCAATCCAATATACTAGTAAGACCAAATACCTGTTGACTATACACCGTTGATTATACTTGTAACAGTTTTCTTGCGTAAAAATTCTTCTTTTCGTGTTTTTATACGCCTTTAAGTCAGAACCTTCTATTCCCATCAACATGCCAACATTTTTTGCTACGAAATAAGTGTACAAACCAAAGCTATATGCTGCACTGCACTTCTATATTCTGTTCGTAAACAttactctccttttttttcaaacttgttCTGGATTCGTCTGAGATTTTGGGTAACGTAATCCAATACATCCTCCGGTGTAAGGCGGTGTTTACATCCAGGCGTGTAAAGTTTCAgcatgtcacatcgggtattacaTAGGATgttgcatggggtgttcgggcactaataaaaaactaattacagaatccatcagtaaacagcgagacgaatttattaagcctaattaatccatagttagcaaatgtttactatagcaccacattgtcaaatcatggagcaattaagcttaaaagattcgtctcgtaaattagtcacaatatgtgcaattagttttttagcctatatttaatacttcatgtaggtgttcaaacgttcgatgtgatagggtgtaaaatttctgtgtgggaactaaacagggcctagcTACTAGAAGGAGCTCCTCTGACTTCATGtgccactgacaggtgggacccactcgCATACAACTCTCTAACTTTAACtaactttataaaaaataaattaacaccTACTATATCAAATAAATACACTAACAACAAgagaaactaatttgatgttgtatgTGTTAGTTTGtttttcatcaaaacttagagaGCTTTGACTTAAAAGATGATCGAAACCTTGAATTAAGTATATATGTTCTAAGCATACATAGGTCCCGTTCGTTTCTCCAACGATAAttggatgaagatgaagattttcgtggcacgcttttcaaactgctaaacggtgcgtttcgtgtgaaaactttctatatgagtTATATAAACGGTGAGTTATATAAGCTCCACACTTTGCTATATGATGcacattaataaataaataaatcttgaataaaccatatatattttttaaaaaattaacatttTACTGTCAACTGATGACTTTGCTGTATTAGAAGGTATGGGTTGGGAACATACCCTAATATTCAAAATGATAGGATGAAtcagcgcataattaattaaatattatataaaaaactctagaaaattattttatagatttttaaagtaatttttctataaaatattttaaaacacaCCGAAATGTAGGCACGAAAAAACAGAAATGAGTTGGAAACATGAGAACACAGCCGAGTGGACTCTGACCAGCAATATCCgctcccataaaaaacgaaaagaaaaaaaaataatgagaggAAGAGGTGGCCCAATGGCAATGGGCTTCCATGGGCTCCTCAAGCCCAACACGCAATCCCCACCATCGGTCACGCGTGACGCAAACCCCACAGCCCCCCTCTCCTCTATATAAGCCTCTGCGCCGcgctcctccgaaccctagccgcACATCCCCGCCTcttcccgccgccgtccgccgcgcgcacgccgccgccgccatggggaGGAGTAAGTCTAACCATTTCCTGCTCTACCGCTCGTTGTCTTGCTGTTTGTTCCACGGTTGCGCTGGATCGGTCGCCGCGGCTCCCTGATTTCAGGCGCGTTTTGGGCGTTTGGTTTAGATCCATAGTAGCTGGGCGCTGCTGGATTGATGCTGTTCCCGGTGTTGATCTGTGTTTTGCTTTGATGAATTTAGGTGTAGATAGATTTTGTAGTTGTTTCGTTGCATATCTCGTTAGTTTGCTTACTCAACCTTTAAGGAGTCATATTGGACTTAATATGGATGTGAATATTGTTGGGGGAACTATACCGATCTTTGATTTTCACAGATAATGGTAGTATGATATGATTAGTGGTTCTCTGTGAATCTAAATGAACTATTCTGATGTAGCTAGCAGATGTAGATAAATTTTTCCTAGCTAGAAATGGCTTGTTTGTGGTGATTTTGTTGTTTGAAGCGAATCCCTGTAATGGATTTAGTTACTTCATGGCCATTTCTATATCTACTATTTTCTTGTTCATCGATCAATTATGATTATTTGGATTAATGTAATGGATTTAGTTTCTTTCATGACCATTTCTATATTCACTATTTGCTTGTTCATCGATCAATTATGAATAGTATTTAGATTAACAGTGATGGGGCTGTAGGTGCTTTAGGGTGTTTCTAAGTAAATAACTTGACTTTGTGGCTTGCCTTGGTTAGGACCTGCGAGGTGCTATCGCCAGATCAAGAACAAGCCGTACCCCAAGTCAAGGTACTGCCGTGGTGTACCTGACCCCAAGATCAGGATCTATGATGTCGGGATGAAGAAGAAGGGTGTGGATGAGTTCTCCCACTGTGTGCATCTCGTCTCTTGGGAGAAGGAGAATGTCACCAGTGAGGCTCTTGAGGCTGCGCGTATCGCGTGCAACAAGTACATGACCAAGTCTGCAGGAAAGGATGCCTTCCACCTCAGGGTTCGGGTTCACCCGTTCCATGTGCTCCGTATCAACAAGATGCTTTCGTGTGCCGGGGCAGATAGGCTCCAGACCGGAATGAGGGGTGCTTTCGGGAAGCCACAGGGAACCTGCGCTAGGGTGGATATTGGCCAGGTCCTCCTTTCTGTGCGGTGCAAGCCCAACAATGCTGTCCATGCCAGCGAAGCCCTCCGTCGTGCCAAGTTCAAGTTCCCTGGTCGCCAAAAGATCATTGAGAGTAGAAAGTGGTAAGTATCAAACAGGGTGATGCATAAGAGTACATCTAAATTTCTGATGTGCTCTGAGTACCATAAGATCGTGTTCCGTTCCTAACTTGCACTTTCTTGTTCAGGGGTTTCACCAAGTTCAGCCGCGATGAATACGTCAGGCTCAAGAGCGAGGGTAGAATCATGCCTGATGGTGTCAATGCTAAGGTAAACACACTGTTTCTAAACTAATGCTTATCTTGGGTCCTATCAGGATGAGTAACTTATtttgttaaaatcctttttcgCTTTGTTTTATGACCTGTCAGTTGCTATTGTAATTGTTCTCGTATGCATCGTTGCGGATAATCTAATCTTTGTCAATACTGTCTCTATGGTGCAGCTACTTGGTTGCCATGGTCGCCTCTCAGCTCGTGCCCCCGGGAAGGCCTTCCTCTCAGCCGCTTAGATATATCTATCCATATTATCTGTGGGAAACGAAATCTTATCTGTGGGAAACGAAATTTCGgacctttttgtttgtttgtagaCGCGATCATATCACTTTGTTGAACCCTGAATCACCAAGTGTCTGGTGCTATATCGCCTTGTCTGAAGCTATCTTGTGTTGAACATCTTTTATCTGAAATATATATCAGATGACTTTCGTGTCGCTAATCAGTTGCTGCTTATTTCATCTATACATACATACTCTTAAATATCGGATGCATCGTGTATATCTGATCAGCAATGTTCATCTTCCCGTTTTTCATCCTCTTTACTTATTGCAAAGCCGTGTACTCCTGTAATTAACCTGCCGAATTGTTTGTGTGCTATTGTTTCGCCTATCCTTACGCgtataaaccaaaatttaaattttaaatgtgaTTTTGTGACTTTTTACAGCATTTAGTTTTGAATTATtaagaatatatgtatataaaaggTTTATCTACAAATTGTTTGTTTCTGCTAACAAGTGGTACGGAACTACGGAAAACATACTTGGTTTCAAACAGatcacgcaaaaaaaaaaaaaaactacggtCACGACAATGTTTATAATCCAGATAGTAGATCAAAATTCACTCACGAAAATCATGAAATCCATTGATTATCCGATAAAATTCAATGAAATCTGTATAAATTTGTCAACAATTTTAAAATCCAGTTTAATCTTGTTGAACTTTATCCAAAAATCGAGTGGTTCATGTTTTCaatctcataaaaaaaaactgaatttcGTGAAATCCGAACCCTGATAAAAATCGATGAAATCTGCATaaatttaccaaaaaaataaaattcattttaatCTTGTTGAACTTATCGAAAAATTGAGTGGTTTGTGTTTTCAATCTCATAAAAACAATCTGAATTTCGCGAAATCTGAACCCCAATAAAAATCGATGAAATTTGcataaatttgtcaaaaaaaaaaatcaaaatccagtCTATTCTTGTCAAACTTATCGAAGGATCGAGTGGTTCGTGTTTTCGATctcataaaaagaaaatttgaatttcccGAAATCCGAACCGATTTGCATGGAGCCGTGTGAAGTGAACCCGGATCACAACCCGAACACGAAACGAAACCACCCCAAACAAACCCGAGTTGAACACCGAAGCGGAACGGCATCGCTCGTCATCTAGCGCTCCATGGCCGCGAGCGCGCGCCCCGCCCAAACTCCCGCTCGCTTCCTCCGTCGATAGCTCGAGCTCCCCGGActccgccggcgaccgcgccgcctccgcattCCCGATCCcacggcggcgggaggcaggTTGGTAGGTAGGTACGTGCCCCtacttcctctccctctctctctccctctcggttaGGTTTGATTCCCGTCGTGTTAACCTCTGGGTTTGGCGGTTGGCTGATTCTTTTGCGGGGTGTTGATCGGCCGTCGGCGGCTGATTTTTCCCCTGCTTTTTGCGCTCTTGCGGCGAGGCATTGGTTTTAATCTCTTGTAGTGTGTATGGATTGACTATGGAGTATTGGAGTGGCAACTGATGTTATTTATTACATAGATCAAATCTTAGATTTCAGGGCCATCTCTGCTTGATTTAGTGCTCGTTTTCCTTAGCTTTCTAtcatgtgtttagttcatgtgccaatttttttttgacgtatatggacacatttgaagtattaaacgtagattaataacaaaacaaattacagattccgcatgtaaactgcgagacgaatctattaagcctaattaattcgtcattagcaaatgtttactgtagcaccacatagtcaaatcatggcgtaattaggctcaaaagattcgtctcgcaatttacagataaactgtgcaattggttttttttgtgtatatttaatgctccatacgtgtgtccaaacatttgatgtgacggaaaagttggaagtttgacgaaaaaattttgaatctaaacacggccttgaTATGTTTTCTATACGTACATGATAGCTTTCCTTAGCTTTGTATCATCTTGATGATGTTTTCTATATGTATATGGTTTAGGTTCTTGAGGAGCATAATTGTTCGACAGTGCTCAGTTCTTGTGCTCTGAACAAGCCGTAGTTCTACTCTACTGTTCCAGGAGCAATTGGTTCactctgaattctgaaaaaAGAAGGGGGCAATTTCTGCTGCCAGAATCTTGGTGATTAACCTCACTTGCGTGCCATAATCTTCAGTCTTTTTCACCTATGGGCTATGTTGAAGAAGCATCTGGCAGTGATGACGGTGGGGTGGAGTTGCTGTCGGTTTCTTGGAACCAGGACAACAGCTGCTTCATTGCAGCAACCACCAATGGCTTCAGGGTCTTCAGTTGCAAGCCCTTCCACGAGACCATGAGGAGGATGTTTGGCCCCAATGGAGGGATTGGAATCGCCGAGATGCTGTTCCGCACCAGCATATTCGGATTGGCAGGTGCAGAGTCCAACACCGAGTTCCCACCCACCATGCTCCAGCTCTGGGACGATTACAACGAACGCCGCATCCACAAGTACAACTTCACAAGCGAGATCCGAGCCGTCAGGCTGTCCAAGGACTACTTTGTGGTTGTTCTTGAGAAGACCATCAATGTTTACAGGTTCAAGGACCTGAGGCTGTTCTACCAGGCTAGGACGGTGTCGAACCCGAATGGGCTGTGCTGCCTGTCTCATCACGCAAACGCCTCCGTTTTCGCCTGCCCTGGGACGTCCAAGGGGCAGGTTCTCATTGAGCATTTCGGGTTGAAGGAGACCAGGTTCATTGCTGCTCATGACTCGCCCCTTTCGTGCATGACAATGGCCTTGGATGGAACACTCTTGGCTACTGCCAGTGTTAGGGGTACTTTGATCAGGATATTCAACACTAGGGACGGCACCTGCGTGCAGGAGGTgaggctgttttttttttgtttgcgcTGCAAAAtaatcttttgtttcttttgttatATCATTGTTATATCTTTGGATCTCATAAAATGTTTCCTTGCTATAGTCTAtgtaatttacaaatgttcAGCAGTAACCAGTAATGTACttaccttaaaaaaaaacagtaatgTACTTGTCTTGCTATTTAGGTGCGGAGAGGACTTGACAGAGCTGAGATATATAGCATTGCACTGTCACCAAATGTGCAGTGGCTAGCAGTGTCCAGTGACAAAGGAACGGTGCATGTCTTCAGTCTGAGGGTGAAAGATGCAGAGGAGGATGCAAAAAAGGGGGAGTCTGCAACTGCAGGTGCACAGGTGAATGACAATTGCAACTATGGTTCTACGGTTCCAGTTACACAAACAAAGATTGGATCCAATACGAGCTCATCCCTGTCTTTCATGAAAGGTTAGTTGATTAAGGTTTGAATCTTATGGGCTAGTAAGTTATCTCTTTGTAATATTtcaatcaattttaaaatacagTATTGTCAGTTATTCAAATATTGTCttcactagttttttttttttggtgaaactTCCTTGCAAAAGCATTTTACATAGAAAACTTGTGTTGTCTCAGTTCTGGGACATGTATGTATTTAGCATCTTATAGCTCATAACAAAGTTGATAGCTTCTTTTATGCTCGGTACTGTGATTCTAATTGGTAATGCGGTACAGTCCCCTTCTTGTGTGCTAATACCATGATACCATTAACATGGCCGCGACAACTTTACAAATTACGATCCCATTTCATTTGTTTactttagggggtgtttggttgCTAGCCATACTTTGCTACAGTTTGCCAACCATTACTATAGGGGGTGTTTCATATACACTACACAAAGAACAAAACTATTTCTTTGTTAACTATATTGGCATGTGGGCTTTGAGAGTTTAAAGTCGAGCCGATAGAGAAAAGAAACTCAATTTTATCTTCTGCATGGGGGTTGACGATACATATTTTTTGCTCTTCCATCTGTATTTCCTGTTCAAATTCCTTATATACATTGAAAATTTACAGGGATTCTGCCGAAATACTTCAGTTCAGAATGGTCTTTTGCTCAGTTCCGTTTACCAGAAATCACGCGGTATATTATGGCATTTGGAGATCAAGACACTGTAATGATGATCGGTCTTGATGGCAGGTACTCTTTCTTTACAAAAGACAACAGAGGATAATTAAGAAATGGGTTTTAGacattttgtttgttctaaCATTCcaagttttaaaaatatttaatttttaaacatcaaaatatttaaaactGCCAAAGCTAGATATGTGAAAACTCGGAATAACTTTTATCAAAGCTAGATTTTGTCACGAAGAATTACTTTTGTCATATTGCAACCTATATAAATTCCAGTGATGtaaagttaaaaatataatgataaaaGTCACATCTCAAAGACtatctatactactttaaaagGTAGTAGTGGTGATGGCCACCACCTCTATcagtgacatgtggggccttCTTGTCGGTGAAACTCACATGCTTACTAAATTCAAACGTCCCCCAAGAAACGTATGTCTAAGcaaaataatgtcaatattcTTTGGTAAAATCTGATAAGCATGTTGGGAATTAATTCATATTGCTAAAAGGGATTGAAAAGATCCAGTCTGCAGATTCTTCAAACGATGATTGTGCACAccataactttttatttttggcAATTTGCTACTcaaattaaaataacaaaagaaatatgCAATGTAAGCAGTTCcctgtttctttctttgtttttttattgagcAATCATGCTCGTTCAAGTCAATCTGGATCTGTAACTTCTGCCTTCCTATATGTACTTCTTTTGGTGTTGATTGTTTATGTTGTGGATTATATTTTATTGGGGTTATTGTTTAAAATGCCATAGCATTGTGTAGTTAGACAGGGGATAGCATCAGTTAAGTAGGTTGGACTGAAGTAGTCCGTGCAATACTAGCATAAACCTTATTTAGATATTGATGATGTATTAATTATTTGCTGAATATTGCATTGTCATGGGTTTGTCTTCTGAGAAATATTTTCGACTAATTACAACAACAATTTTTTGGCACATTCAGTTTCTACAGATACAGCTTTGACCCTGTAAATGGCGGGGAGATGATGCTCAAGGAATATCACCTGTTTCTGAAGGGCAGCAAATCTTTGTGAAGAACTCCAAACACCTGAGCTTCATGGCGGTCATACCATCATCTCAGTTTATATCTAGATGGTCTGACTAAGTTCAATGCGTACTGTTCTCTCTAGTAACATTTCTCACTAGCAAGGTTAATCAGCATAGGCTATTTCATTCCGAATTAGGCGTAATTTTTGCACATATTAGGGGGTtagtcttttttcttttttggcttttCTACATCAGTAAGCTTAACTGAAATGTATAAATTTCTTAGGAATGAGTCATTTCCCACCGGATGCGACCTAGTTGTAACTTTAAATTCGTAGAGGAGGAATTTCTCCCTGCCTTCATCTTGTTTTATTAGTTATTTATTACATCATTTTGGATTACCAACACAAAAATCTGGCCAGCTGCTATCTGCCAAAAATTAAGAAATTTGAAACGCGAGAAGCAACCTCgccaagtatatatatatgcctttGATTTTTGAGTTATGCAAAAGTACAAAACTGCAAGCATAAGCAATCTTAACGGCAGCGAAAAAAGCTGCTATCATATATGGCTTTTGGCTTTAAAACTGTCCAAATAAAAAGTAGTTTGTTTTTGTGAaacttagaaattttttttttgacttgtaTGCATAGTTAATAAGCATCGACAAACGGGACCAACTTTAAGTTTTGGTATATCGAGatctttttctataaattaaatACTTCATTCGACATGTTATATAACGTTAATGAACTTTGGACTGAAAATCCGGAACCAAAGAGACtttttcatttgattttttaaaagcacAAACATAATAATCTTTTCGATACATAGAAGACGTATACGCACACAACATCTGAAAATCTGGAACCAGAGAGCCGttttcatttgattttttaagagcGCAAACACGGTGATCTTTTCGATTACATGGAAGACGCATATGTGCATTACATCGATCGGTGCTTCCCTACCAACACCATGTTTTGATCATTATAAGCTTAGAATTTAGCTAGCTAGATCTGATGGAAAAGAAAGGCCGAGGATCAGGGAAAGTGTGATATGTACAGTTGTGGGTGTGACAAACGTACTTCATCATTTCACACTCTTCTGCTGTACAGATTGATGTTTCTATTACACGTGTACATTTAGGTAGTGGTGTTATGCTCAAAGATGCTTTACACTTGTTTTGTTTGACAACTTATGTAAATTATGCCACGCAATGTGCAATTTGCAATTTACTATTTATTTTCGTTgaataaacaaattaaaccaTAAATTCCCATCTTGGTGGATAATCTGGTGCCAGACATTTCAGTTCATATGTTGCTACTtgcattttaaaaataaaattatttcatAGGTGGTTGCTAGCATCACTGAAAACCGATGGTAAAAGTGCATAAGGGGTATTTGCATAGGGATGAAACCATATATACAGAGATCTTATAATTATTAGATGCAAGAGTAAGCATACTCTTCTTTTATTCTTTTCCTACGATTTTGTTCCATTTGAAATTATGGAACGGTTTTTTTTGTCGCTTTCGACGGTGTTGTCAAGTGACTCTAGCATAATTTAATGACATCAAACGCACACAATCTCATAATTTAGGTTACTTTCTAATATACAAAACGTTAAAAATGCATAATGCAACGAACGTGCAACTCCCCCAACTAAGGACATCATTCTTTCCAATTACGGAAAGTGCATGAATGGCACCCACCATTTGTCGATTTGCGCTATACCTGCTTTAACTATATGAACCGTCAAACCATATCTGCTTTAACTATATGACCCGCTCATTTATATATTCACAtgctcatttttttaaaaatatattttacaacTCTAACCCTGCTCTTccttgtaaaaaataaaaacaactaatGACCCAAGCCAATTTATGTTATTTAATCTGATCAATAGACGTCTAAGATTCTAGATGtttcattaagaaaaaaataactcatGTTTCTTAACAACAATATATTTCTAGTGCTTGAGAGATCAAAATAGTTTTCCTATGTATTGCTCTTGCAGCTATTTTCTTCTTCCAATGAGGCTAAGTTAAAAGAAGCAAGTGTACTTATCCATGCAAATATATCGAGTCTAACCAATCCATACTAATTAATCTAACGAATAGCTTATTaggaaaagttataaaaaaaacatgcagtCATTTCCACCTAACAGGTTAGCACTTAGCAATATTTAACCAACCATTTTTTGATTGGACAAGGGGCGG contains these protein-coding regions:
- the LOC127774774 gene encoding 60S ribosomal protein L10-2, whose protein sequence is MGRRPARCYRQIKNKPYPKSRYCRGVPDPKIRIYDVGMKKKGVDEFSHCVHLVSWEKENVTSEALEAARIACNKYMTKSAGKDAFHLRVRVHPFHVLRINKMLSCAGADRLQTGMRGAFGKPQGTCARVDIGQVLLSVRCKPNNAVHASEALRRAKFKFPGRQKIIESRKWGFTKFSRDEYVRLKSEGRIMPDGVNAKLLGCHGRLSARAPGKAFLSAA
- the LOC127774569 gene encoding autophagy-related protein 18d-like; translation: MGYVEEASGSDDGGVELLSVSWNQDNSCFIAATTNGFRVFSCKPFHETMRRMFGPNGGIGIAEMLFRTSIFGLAGAESNTEFPPTMLQLWDDYNERRIHKYNFTSEIRAVRLSKDYFVVVLEKTINVYRFKDLRLFYQARTVSNPNGLCCLSHHANASVFACPGTSKGQVLIEHFGLKETRFIAAHDSPLSCMTMALDGTLLATASVRGTLIRIFNTRDGTCVQEVRRGLDRAEIYSIALSPNVQWLAVSSDKGTVHVFSLRVKDAEEDAKKGESATAGAQVNDNCNYGSTVPVTQTKIGSNTSSSLSFMKGILPKYFSSEWSFAQFRLPEITRYIMAFGDQDTVMMIGLDGSFYRYSFDPVNGGEMMLKEYHLFLKGSKSL